A region of Paenibacillus sp. 37 DNA encodes the following proteins:
- the ylbJ gene encoding sporulation integral membrane protein YlbJ — translation MAASQRLTHVLVTLALLILCVLMVLYPAETWHAGVRGLSIWWDVLFPSLFPFLVLSELLLGFGIVHFLGTLLNPLMRPLFRVPGSGGFVFAVSCASGYPTGAKLTAQLWEQKLVTREEGERLVAFTTSSDPIFMIGAVSVGFFHNVAIAPVLVASHYAAAFLVGMLMRFHGGTAKGSHPDSSSGSPSEGIPRNRLVRAIYAMHEARKADGRAFGELLRQAVSSSLRLIIIVGGLVVFFSVMMELLVQTGWLGGLYGITEQLLRHSGLPPSLSPSLVGGLFEVTLGNKEAGSAGASIPLVYKVAAAAFVLSWGGLSVHAQIMSVLSNTPMRYGPFLFARAIHALIAPVLVLLLWTPMMGRSSSPVLMEPGFIPSLSTYTPDWGLILLSGMIVFVSLIVLLLFLAILSSILKPRRHAKK, via the coding sequence ATGGCTGCTTCACAACGACTCACCCATGTCCTGGTCACACTCGCTCTCCTGATCCTTTGTGTGTTAATGGTCTTGTATCCAGCGGAAACCTGGCATGCAGGTGTACGCGGACTGTCCATCTGGTGGGACGTATTGTTTCCCTCCCTTTTTCCTTTTTTGGTGCTGTCCGAGCTGCTGCTCGGCTTTGGCATTGTTCATTTTCTGGGCACATTGCTGAATCCACTGATGCGTCCATTGTTTCGTGTTCCCGGAAGCGGTGGTTTTGTATTTGCCGTGAGCTGTGCATCCGGTTATCCTACAGGAGCGAAACTGACCGCCCAGTTATGGGAACAAAAGCTGGTTACCCGGGAAGAAGGAGAACGGCTCGTTGCCTTCACTACATCATCCGATCCGATCTTCATGATTGGAGCCGTATCGGTTGGGTTCTTCCATAATGTCGCCATTGCTCCAGTATTGGTTGCGAGCCATTACGCTGCAGCTTTTCTGGTAGGTATGCTCATGCGTTTTCACGGGGGTACAGCAAAAGGCTCACACCCAGACAGTTCTTCTGGATCTCCATCGGAGGGGATACCTAGAAACAGACTGGTCCGGGCCATCTATGCGATGCATGAAGCAAGAAAAGCTGACGGACGGGCATTCGGTGAACTGCTGCGCCAGGCAGTCTCCTCATCCCTTCGCCTTATTATTATCGTAGGAGGGCTGGTTGTATTCTTCTCGGTCATGATGGAGCTGCTTGTCCAGACCGGTTGGCTTGGCGGATTATACGGCATAACCGAACAATTGTTACGACATAGCGGACTGCCTCCATCCTTATCTCCTAGCTTGGTTGGTGGACTGTTTGAAGTCACGCTGGGGAACAAAGAGGCTGGGAGTGCCGGGGCATCCATCCCACTCGTCTATAAAGTAGCAGCAGCAGCCTTTGTTCTCTCCTGGGGCGGATTATCCGTCCATGCACAGATTATGAGCGTTCTTAGCAACACACCCATGAGATACGGTCCCTTTCTATTTGCCAGAGCGATTCATGCGCTAATCGCACCTGTGCTGGTCCTGCTATTGTGGACACCCATGATGGGGCGTTCCTCTTCACCCGTTCTCATGGAGCCCGGTTTCATCCCATCGTTATCAACGTATACACCGGACTGGGGACTGATTCTCTTATCCGGAATGATTGTTTTTGTTAGCCTCATCGTGTTGTTGTTATTCCTTGCGATATTAAGTTCCATTCTCAAGCCAAGACGACATGCCAAAAAATAA
- a CDS encoding aldose 1-epimerase — protein sequence MKQVTKGQWNGYDTYILHSRELEITLLPRLGNNIISIRDLVQDRDVVRRPDEDDLAFYLQKPYHFGVPLLIPPGRIHRGQFEYEGVHYQFDQNTANDNHIHGLHRTQSWCVSDIEEDEDGCAITTELLTENEEHWMAQFPIPLKLEMTFSLQNAVFSQRLRVTNLSSTPAPFGMGYHTWFLLDGKPADWTLQLPVSGIYGQNEEQLPTGELESLGEWSALNEGINLQGRNWDTLLKATEAEPATAYLHRQDGYTLKYSADEAFFKHWVLFTKGESDQFLCIEPYTWLPDAPNLAFSDEQTGLIRLEPEQPVELFTRIEVIPPTD from the coding sequence ATGAAACAAGTGACCAAAGGCCAATGGAATGGTTACGACACGTATATCCTACATAGCCGTGAATTGGAAATCACCCTGCTGCCGCGTCTTGGAAATAATATTATTTCTATTCGTGATTTAGTGCAGGACAGAGATGTCGTTCGCCGTCCGGATGAAGACGATCTTGCCTTTTATCTGCAGAAGCCGTACCATTTTGGCGTTCCTCTCCTGATACCACCAGGGCGCATTCATCGTGGACAATTCGAATATGAAGGCGTTCATTACCAGTTCGATCAGAACACGGCGAATGACAACCATATTCACGGTCTCCACCGTACCCAATCCTGGTGTGTCAGTGACATTGAGGAAGATGAAGACGGCTGTGCAATTACGACTGAATTACTGACCGAAAATGAAGAGCATTGGATGGCTCAATTCCCGATTCCCCTGAAACTTGAGATGACGTTCAGTCTGCAAAACGCTGTATTTAGCCAGCGTCTGCGAGTCACCAATCTGAGCTCAACACCTGCTCCTTTTGGGATGGGATATCATACATGGTTTTTGTTAGACGGCAAACCTGCCGACTGGACACTGCAACTGCCTGTTTCCGGAATATACGGACAGAATGAAGAACAATTACCGACAGGTGAACTGGAATCTCTGGGTGAATGGTCTGCTCTGAACGAAGGCATCAATTTGCAGGGACGTAACTGGGATACCCTGTTGAAAGCTACCGAAGCTGAACCGGCTACGGCTTACTTACACAGGCAAGATGGATATACATTGAAATATTCAGCAGATGAAGCATTTTTCAAACATTGGGTTCTCTTTACCAAAGGTGAATCCGATCAGTTTTTGTGCATTGAACCGTACACTTGGCTACCAGATGCACCTAATTTGGCTTTCTCGGATGAACAAACCGGGTTGATTCGCTTGGAACCGGAACAGCCTGTTGAGTTATTTACACGTATTGAGGTTATACCTCCTACAGACTAA
- a CDS encoding globin: MNPSLSIYDNLGGEKGVRALVEAFYPIVQQNEQLAPLFPEDIQPVIDKQYMFLSQFFGGPGLFSEAFGHPMMRARHMHFEVTVERAEAWLACMDQALTQIGVEEPLHSFILQRLSGPAHHFVNTP, from the coding sequence ATGAATCCAAGTTTAAGTATTTATGACAATCTTGGCGGTGAGAAAGGTGTTCGCGCACTGGTCGAGGCTTTCTATCCGATCGTTCAGCAGAATGAGCAGCTGGCTCCGCTTTTCCCGGAAGATATTCAGCCGGTCATCGACAAGCAGTATATGTTTTTGTCTCAGTTTTTTGGAGGACCAGGGCTGTTTTCCGAGGCATTTGGACATCCAATGATGCGTGCGCGTCATATGCATTTTGAAGTGACGGTTGAACGGGCTGAGGCTTGGCTTGCATGTATGGATCAAGCCTTAACACAGATTGGTGTGGAGGAGCCCTTGCATTCGTTTATCCTGCAGCGTTTATCCGGGCCTGCACATCATTTTGTAAATACACCGTAG
- a CDS encoding DUF2225 domain-containing protein, with protein MELEPLYKVKVTCHYCETEYETSRVRPSLKRPYRTDSDFCAYYKLENPDFYVVRICPQCGFATTENATEHLNDAQRKAFKEQIGNRWVKRDYSGARTLEQALATYKLALLCAQVIQEKDRVVAGLLHHIAWLYRYMEDHTQEHRFLEFSLEAYVKVFEREGTGGNEAKLLYLLGELNRRVGRFNEAVQWFSKVIHDKRITDAAMIRASREQWAVLREQMISSKLELPEEMLETDKEAAKRSPL; from the coding sequence TTGGAATTAGAGCCGCTGTATAAGGTGAAAGTGACCTGTCATTATTGCGAAACCGAGTATGAGACCTCACGGGTAAGACCAAGTTTGAAAAGGCCCTACCGGACGGATTCGGATTTTTGTGCGTACTACAAGCTGGAGAATCCAGATTTTTATGTGGTTCGCATCTGTCCGCAGTGCGGGTTTGCCACGACGGAGAACGCAACGGAGCATTTAAATGATGCTCAGCGCAAGGCTTTTAAGGAACAGATCGGTAACCGCTGGGTTAAACGTGATTATAGCGGAGCACGAACACTGGAACAGGCGCTGGCTACGTACAAGCTTGCCTTGCTGTGCGCACAGGTTATCCAGGAGAAAGATCGTGTCGTCGCTGGTCTGTTGCATCATATAGCTTGGTTGTATCGTTATATGGAGGACCATACACAGGAACATCGTTTCCTTGAATTTAGCCTTGAAGCCTATGTGAAGGTGTTCGAACGTGAAGGAACGGGTGGCAATGAAGCCAAACTGTTGTATTTGCTCGGGGAATTGAACCGCAGGGTAGGACGGTTTAATGAAGCAGTGCAATGGTTTAGTAAGGTCATTCATGACAAGCGGATCACAGATGCGGCCATGATTCGTGCTTCAAGGGAACAGTGGGCCGTGCTGCGTGAGCAGATGATTTCAAGTAAATTGGAACTCCCTGAAGAGATGCTGGAAACAGACAAAGAGGCTGCGAAGCGCAGCCCCCTCTAG
- a CDS encoding YycC family protein, with amino-acid sequence MKPLQVSADTAVKLAESLGVPLEHLMHMPQHILMQKIAELAKQEASKPSEPEGEQE; translated from the coding sequence ATGAAACCTTTACAAGTATCGGCTGATACAGCCGTCAAATTAGCAGAATCCTTAGGCGTACCTTTGGAGCACCTGATGCACATGCCCCAACATATCCTGATGCAGAAGATTGCGGAACTTGCCAAACAAGAAGCCTCCAAACCTTCCGAACCAGAAGGCGAACAAGAATGA
- a CDS encoding alpha/beta-type small acid-soluble spore protein, producing MYGGQNQGSGSRSNNLVVPQATAALQQLKMEAAQELGVTIPQDGYYGNYTSRETGSLGGYITKRLVQIAEQQLSGRS from the coding sequence ATGTACGGAGGTCAAAACCAAGGTAGCGGTAGCCGCTCCAACAACCTGGTCGTTCCCCAAGCAACTGCAGCATTGCAACAATTGAAAATGGAAGCTGCACAAGAGCTGGGTGTAACTATTCCACAAGATGGTTACTACGGTAACTATACTTCCCGTGAGACAGGTTCTCTGGGTGGATACATCACTAAACGTCTGGTGCAAATCGCTGAGCAGCAATTATCGGGTCGTTCGTAA
- a CDS encoding NAD kinase gives MRYYVQDRGDQLSIDLSQQFHALAKEEGFKLDAESPEIVISIGGDGTMLQAFHNFIDRIPDIAFVGVHTGHLGFYADWKKEELRELVRLMSGKGDPERLKPRIVQYPLLELEIRKKSGNSSYIALNEFTLKGVDGTVVAQVDINDVTFEMFRGDGICVSTPSGSTAYNKALGGAMVHPTIEAIQIAEIASINNRVYRTLGSPVILPKHHHCDIFSRKDQRLLMTIDHVNVMVEDLISVRCQVSSHKVSFARFRPYPFWNRVRTAFLD, from the coding sequence TTGAGATATTATGTTCAAGACCGCGGAGACCAGTTATCGATTGATCTCAGTCAGCAGTTTCATGCGCTGGCGAAGGAAGAAGGGTTCAAGCTGGATGCAGAATCGCCGGAGATTGTTATCTCCATCGGGGGCGATGGTACGATGCTGCAGGCATTTCACAATTTCATCGACCGTATTCCGGATATTGCTTTTGTTGGGGTTCATACAGGCCATCTCGGCTTTTACGCCGATTGGAAGAAGGAAGAATTACGGGAGTTAGTCAGGCTGATGAGTGGCAAAGGAGATCCGGAGCGTCTCAAACCACGCATTGTACAATACCCGCTATTGGAGCTTGAGATCCGGAAAAAGTCGGGGAATTCCTCTTACATCGCCCTTAATGAATTTACGTTAAAAGGTGTAGACGGTACCGTCGTGGCCCAGGTCGATATTAACGATGTGACATTTGAGATGTTCCGTGGGGATGGAATCTGTGTATCCACGCCATCAGGCAGCACGGCATACAACAAGGCCCTTGGCGGTGCCATGGTTCATCCAACCATCGAGGCCATTCAGATTGCTGAGATTGCATCGATTAATAACCGGGTCTATCGGACACTTGGTTCACCGGTTATTTTGCCCAAGCATCATCATTGTGATATTTTCTCCCGCAAGGATCAGCGGTTATTGATGACGATTGATCATGTAAATGTGATGGTGGAGGATCTGATCTCCGTCCGTTGTCAGGTATCCAGTCATAAGGTCAGTTTCGCACGTTTCCGCCCTTACCCATTCTGGAACCGGGTTCGCACGGCATTTCTTGACTAA
- a CDS encoding YutD family protein, protein MEEEKNTEQIQEQLQEQIQEPVQESVVESVEEKPKEPVIVQIGGKNYEIVQNHKEGWNPEVFRDRYSEVLERYDYIIGDWGYSQLRLKGFYRDNHPKATKDSTIASMVDYINEYCNFGCAYFVLQKSKDQPQAKAKSGS, encoded by the coding sequence TTGGAAGAAGAAAAAAACACAGAACAGATTCAGGAGCAACTTCAGGAACAGATCCAGGAGCCGGTTCAGGAATCGGTTGTTGAGTCAGTTGAAGAAAAGCCCAAAGAACCGGTCATTGTACAGATCGGTGGAAAAAATTATGAAATCGTCCAGAACCACAAAGAAGGCTGGAATCCAGAGGTTTTCCGTGATCGTTACAGTGAAGTGCTGGAGCGTTATGATTATATTATCGGAGACTGGGGTTATAGCCAGTTAAGGTTAAAAGGTTTTTACCGTGACAACCATCCAAAAGCGACGAAGGATTCCACAATCGCCAGTATGGTGGATTATATCAATGAATATTGTAACTTTGGCTGTGCGTACTTTGTGCTTCAGAAGAGCAAAGATCAACCTCAAGCCAAAGCAAAAAGCGGTTCCTGA
- the lipA gene encoding lipoyl synthase → MAKRVKEPKPDWIRIKLTTGDNYQEMKTMMRSKTLHTVCEEARCPNIYECWANRTATFMILGDICTRACRFCAVNTGLPTELDLQEPERVAEAAEQMNLQHCVITSVARDDLKDGGATIFAETVKAVRRRLPLCSVEVLIPDFLGDRESLQIVMDAKPDILNHNIETVERLSDKVRAKAKYKRSLELLARAKEMQPNIPTKSSIMLGVGEEYNEILSTMDDLRAVSCDIMTIGQYLQPSEKHLYVEKYYPPEEFAALKQEGLKRGFSHVESGPMVRSSYHAHEQVKSATKHAEQAATHA, encoded by the coding sequence TTGGCTAAACGTGTTAAAGAACCGAAGCCGGATTGGATTCGGATCAAATTGACAACCGGCGATAACTATCAGGAAATGAAAACGATGATGCGTTCCAAAACGCTGCATACGGTATGTGAGGAAGCGCGGTGTCCGAATATTTATGAATGCTGGGCCAATCGAACGGCCACTTTTATGATTTTGGGCGATATTTGCACAAGGGCATGCCGTTTTTGCGCGGTGAATACAGGCTTGCCAACGGAGCTTGATCTGCAGGAACCAGAACGTGTGGCGGAAGCAGCAGAGCAGATGAATCTGCAACACTGCGTAATTACAAGTGTAGCCCGTGATGACCTGAAAGACGGGGGAGCTACGATCTTTGCAGAGACGGTGAAGGCCGTACGGCGACGGTTGCCATTGTGCAGCGTTGAAGTACTCATTCCAGATTTTCTGGGCGATCGGGAATCTTTGCAGATTGTAATGGATGCCAAACCGGACATTCTGAATCACAATATTGAGACGGTTGAGCGGTTGTCAGACAAAGTGCGTGCCAAGGCGAAATATAAACGTTCACTGGAATTGCTTGCTCGTGCCAAAGAAATGCAACCTAACATCCCTACGAAATCAAGCATTATGCTTGGTGTAGGTGAGGAATATAATGAAATTTTATCAACAATGGATGATCTTCGTGCGGTGAGCTGTGATATTATGACGATAGGTCAATATTTGCAGCCTTCGGAGAAACATCTGTATGTTGAAAAGTATTATCCGCCAGAGGAGTTCGCTGCATTGAAACAGGAGGGATTAAAACGTGGGTTCAGCCACGTCGAATCTGGCCCGATGGTACGCAGCTCCTACCATGCGCATGAACAGGTGAAATCGGCTACCAAACATGCTGAACAGGCGGCAACACACGCGTGA
- a CDS encoding O-methyltransferase, whose amino-acid sequence MKIDELSLARQLDLVFKELDHELSGLDSGVVFVQIRNNVIGKFGIRHNPIAGRDGQMDVEEGGLNQTQRTSFRAMALETLKFKRNWTHGEISYDFTVRQGMILVDATMESNYNMASLMIRYPRTNTYKDSDMESTS is encoded by the coding sequence ATGAAAATTGATGAGCTTTCATTAGCGAGACAGTTGGATCTGGTGTTCAAAGAACTTGATCATGAGTTATCAGGGTTAGATTCAGGGGTGGTTTTTGTGCAAATACGAAACAACGTAATTGGGAAATTCGGTATTCGACATAATCCGATAGCTGGACGAGATGGGCAGATGGATGTGGAGGAAGGGGGGCTAAACCAAACCCAGAGAACTTCTTTCCGGGCAATGGCACTGGAGACGTTGAAATTCAAACGCAATTGGACGCATGGCGAGATATCATACGACTTCACAGTAAGACAAGGTATGATTTTGGTAGATGCAACGATGGAGTCTAATTACAATATGGCGAGCCTCATGATTCGTTACCCTAGAACCAATACATACAAGGATTCAGATATGGAGTCGACCTCATAA
- a CDS encoding M3 family oligoendopeptidase, which produces MKTPLHPVWDLESIFSGGSSSESFAAYLIELEEDVRKLQHLLNETPAPTSIEETAAFDPILELLQSCYIRISEGSAFVSCLSSQNQKDKKATQLQGAISSIAAMLNGSKSKFDNTLSQTSDSVWDAWIAREDIQPLAFVLNESRTLAREKLSPELEGLALDLGVDGYHGWGKFYNTIVSKVNIPFEQDGETVMLSAGQAANKLSDSDRNVRETVFANWEQAWTDVEDFCADTLNHLAGFRLKLYEKRGWDDILKEPLAINRMSRQTLDTMWDVINGAKPALVQYLERKAELLGVDKLSWSDVDAPVGQSSGKITYDEAAINIVEQFAKFSPKLSSFAEMAFEKRWIEAEDRPGKRPGGFCTSLPLSKATRIFMTFSGTPSNVSTLAHELGHGYHQHIMEELPALNQRYAMNVAETASTFAELIVADALVQAATDEQEKLALLEDKIQRSVAFFMNIHARFLFENRFYEQRKKGLVNADELSKLMVDAQQEAFCGALASDHPHFWASKLHFYLTGVPFYNFPYTFGYMFSAGIYARAQQEGTAFADKYDDLLRDTGRMTVEELAQKHLGTDLTQPEFWQNAADLVIADIEQFLQMTATK; this is translated from the coding sequence ATGAAAACGCCATTACACCCCGTATGGGACCTGGAGTCCATTTTTAGTGGAGGTTCTTCCTCCGAATCATTCGCTGCGTATCTTATTGAACTGGAAGAGGATGTACGTAAACTGCAACATCTGTTGAACGAAACACCTGCACCGACTTCAATAGAAGAGACGGCAGCATTTGATCCGATTTTGGAACTGCTGCAAAGCTGTTATATCCGCATATCGGAAGGTTCTGCGTTTGTATCCTGTCTCTCATCGCAAAACCAGAAGGACAAAAAGGCAACGCAACTTCAAGGCGCCATCAGTTCTATTGCAGCGATGCTGAACGGCAGCAAATCGAAGTTCGATAATACACTCAGTCAGACATCAGATTCGGTGTGGGACGCTTGGATTGCTCGGGAAGATATTCAGCCGCTGGCATTTGTACTGAACGAGAGTCGCACGCTGGCACGTGAGAAGTTGTCGCCGGAACTGGAAGGTCTTGCTCTGGATCTGGGTGTGGATGGTTATCATGGTTGGGGCAAATTCTATAACACGATTGTCAGCAAGGTGAACATTCCATTTGAGCAAGATGGGGAAACGGTGATGCTCTCCGCAGGACAGGCTGCCAACAAGCTGAGCGATAGTGATCGGAATGTACGCGAGACGGTATTCGCAAACTGGGAGCAGGCTTGGACTGATGTCGAAGATTTCTGCGCTGACACGCTGAATCACCTCGCGGGATTCCGTCTGAAGTTATACGAGAAACGTGGCTGGGATGATATCCTCAAAGAACCTCTGGCCATCAACCGGATGTCACGTCAGACACTGGATACGATGTGGGATGTGATTAATGGGGCCAAACCTGCACTTGTTCAATATCTGGAGCGCAAGGCAGAACTGCTGGGGGTAGACAAGCTCAGCTGGAGCGACGTGGATGCACCTGTAGGCCAATCAAGCGGCAAAATCACTTACGATGAGGCAGCCATCAATATTGTTGAACAGTTTGCCAAGTTCAGTCCTAAACTTTCCTCGTTTGCAGAGATGGCTTTTGAGAAACGCTGGATCGAAGCAGAAGACCGTCCTGGCAAACGTCCAGGCGGATTCTGTACGTCTTTGCCACTTAGCAAAGCAACCCGAATTTTCATGACCTTCTCCGGGACACCATCTAATGTGTCCACTCTTGCGCATGAACTTGGTCATGGATATCATCAACACATTATGGAAGAGTTGCCTGCGTTGAATCAACGTTACGCGATGAATGTGGCTGAGACAGCCTCCACGTTTGCTGAATTGATTGTAGCAGATGCCTTGGTGCAGGCGGCAACAGATGAGCAAGAGAAGCTGGCGTTGTTGGAAGATAAGATACAGCGAAGTGTGGCTTTCTTTATGAATATCCATGCCCGGTTCCTGTTTGAGAATCGTTTCTATGAACAACGCAAAAAAGGTCTGGTTAACGCGGATGAACTATCCAAATTAATGGTGGATGCTCAGCAGGAAGCGTTCTGTGGTGCACTTGCATCAGATCATCCTCATTTCTGGGCATCCAAACTGCATTTCTATCTGACTGGTGTGCCATTCTATAATTTCCCATACACGTTTGGGTATATGTTCAGTGCGGGAATCTATGCAAGAGCGCAGCAGGAAGGTACAGCATTTGCAGATAAATATGATGATTTGCTGCGGGATACAGGGCGTATGACGGTCGAAGAACTTGCCCAAAAACATCTAGGTACGGACCTGACACAACCGGAATTCTGGCAAAATGCTGCGGACTTGGTTATTGCCGATATTGAGCAGTTTCTACAGATGACGGCGACCAAATAA
- a CDS encoding M23 family metallopeptidase: MQQRLTFRHTYRFWIKTLLAGTLLLPFLPVEVYSEPAQATPKSQAAELKPAEIFAARRHLYETIGQMTQIPWYRLAAIDQYERTITRAHPKDRKHPERLTGIFMTPPAWRGWLNPDETDQHPESILFFKGYGRDGSGDGIADANNDQDVLYSMASVIQGYGNKQEDFNIALWEYYHNSRAVQRIQQFAKLYEHFDNLDLFGHAFPVPLGTNYSYRSTWGTKRSWGGYRIHEGTDIFAPHGLPVRSTCYGVVEIKGWNPFGGWRIGIRDLNNHYHYYAHLSGFDKSARIGEVVIPGQVVGWVGSSGYGKPGTQGKFPPHLHYGIYRDSGLHEWSFDPYPQLKHWEQDERKQKSKKSK, from the coding sequence GTGCAACAACGCTTGACCTTCAGGCACACGTACCGCTTTTGGATCAAAACATTACTTGCAGGTACTCTGCTTCTCCCATTCTTGCCTGTTGAAGTTTACAGTGAACCCGCCCAGGCCACTCCCAAATCACAGGCTGCCGAGTTAAAACCCGCAGAAATTTTCGCTGCACGTCGCCATTTATATGAAACCATCGGTCAGATGACCCAGATTCCCTGGTACAGGCTTGCTGCCATTGATCAGTATGAACGGACGATTACTCGTGCACATCCAAAGGATCGCAAGCATCCGGAGCGGCTTACGGGTATCTTCATGACCCCTCCGGCCTGGAGAGGATGGCTAAATCCCGATGAGACGGATCAACATCCGGAATCCATTCTTTTTTTCAAAGGATATGGACGTGATGGTTCAGGAGACGGTATAGCGGATGCCAACAATGATCAGGATGTGCTGTACAGCATGGCTTCTGTTATTCAGGGTTACGGGAACAAACAAGAGGACTTCAACATTGCCTTGTGGGAATATTATCACAACTCCCGTGCTGTGCAACGGATACAGCAATTCGCGAAGTTATATGAGCATTTTGACAATCTGGATCTATTCGGACATGCCTTTCCGGTCCCGCTCGGAACCAACTACTCCTATCGCAGTACCTGGGGGACAAAAAGAAGCTGGGGCGGTTATCGCATTCATGAGGGAACAGATATTTTCGCTCCGCATGGCCTGCCTGTGCGCAGTACCTGTTACGGGGTCGTGGAAATCAAAGGCTGGAATCCGTTTGGTGGCTGGCGCATCGGAATTCGGGATTTGAACAATCATTATCACTATTACGCTCATCTTTCGGGTTTTGACAAAAGTGCACGCATCGGTGAAGTGGTAATCCCCGGTCAGGTTGTAGGTTGGGTTGGCAGTTCGGGTTACGGGAAACCTGGGACACAGGGCAAATTCCCTCCGCATCTGCACTATGGGATCTACCGGGACAGCGGACTGCACGAATGGTCGTTTGATCCTTATCCACAGCTGAAACATTGGGAACAGGATGAACGCAAACAAAAGAGCAAGAAAAGCAAGTGA
- the yunB gene encoding sporulation protein YunB, with product MMRRKWRSRRRRKPPSGKRKMWLIILLVTAFCLMQGFAYVDKKMKPPIMHLAKIRVKQIATEAINKAITAQVADGKTNEGLIDWKTDTAGKVSGFMLNYNEHMRITASTMNIVQSTLQNVHMLKEKIPLGQALGSPVLASFGPSIPVRIEPQGAVKVDLNTRQQNAGINMILVEVYIHIIAEVAVVVPFDMEPETVDTEIPISYLLVVGDVPMYYYDNQGKPVGSNGSNAPAIALPSGHTGVSSGNGVTTNPPSQNQQQTPSDPLQGNELEIEPDDLPDVNGGLQLNKDAHP from the coding sequence ATGATGAGAAGAAAATGGCGAAGCCGGAGACGCCGTAAGCCGCCAAGCGGCAAGCGCAAAATGTGGTTGATCATTTTATTGGTCACTGCGTTTTGTTTGATGCAGGGCTTTGCTTATGTGGATAAAAAGATGAAGCCCCCCATCATGCACTTGGCCAAGATCAGAGTGAAGCAGATTGCGACCGAAGCGATCAACAAGGCGATTACAGCACAGGTTGCTGATGGCAAAACCAACGAAGGACTGATTGACTGGAAGACGGATACCGCCGGGAAGGTGTCCGGTTTCATGCTGAACTACAATGAGCATATGCGGATCACCGCAAGTACGATGAATATTGTGCAATCCACGCTGCAAAATGTACACATGTTAAAAGAAAAAATCCCACTGGGTCAGGCGCTCGGCAGTCCGGTGTTGGCTTCATTTGGCCCGAGTATACCGGTTCGTATTGAGCCCCAAGGTGCTGTCAAAGTGGATCTGAACACCCGTCAACAGAATGCGGGTATTAACATGATTTTGGTGGAAGTGTACATTCACATTATTGCTGAGGTCGCGGTCGTGGTGCCCTTCGACATGGAACCCGAAACGGTCGATACGGAAATCCCGATTTCCTACCTTTTGGTTGTCGGAGATGTGCCAATGTATTATTACGATAATCAGGGCAAGCCAGTGGGTAGTAACGGCAGTAATGCCCCAGCTATTGCGCTGCCATCAGGTCATACAGGTGTATCAAGCGGTAATGGAGTAACTACGAATCCCCCTAGCCAGAACCAGCAACAGACGCCGTCAGACCCTTTGCAAGGGAATGAACTTGAAATTGAGCCGGATGATCTGCCTGATGTGAATGGGGGATTGCAGCTCAATAAGGACGCGCACCCATGA